From the genome of Papaver somniferum cultivar HN1 chromosome 2, ASM357369v1, whole genome shotgun sequence, one region includes:
- the LOC113354233 gene encoding uncharacterized protein LOC113354233 — MRYVKDHTCGAGYRESKVCVPAKFVKQVINEQVRNYPLISPKKIISDFKTDYEINLPYQQAYNGIKLVHKDMYGDDVKAYTDLVWYVKNVEETNEGSIVDFQYDDSTQEFKRLFIAYGALIKGFKYCRAMLYLDATFLTGRFKGCLMAATAKNGNDEFYPIAYGIVSHEDGANWVWFLENLKKVVKGRQIVFLSDQGTGLLFAVPKVFPDAYHSYCYYQMKQKIPVHGDDQLYPHVLNHWRHAVYALTEGGYNKALKDLIDLECGYVVRWMEKQGPEHWSNAFFEGCRYGEVASSVAGSVNNWVKDEKRMPVSALVNAIRMKLMEMIHKRHKISETMTSRLTPDYENKLKELTDEGNSWIVIPARDTLFEVVADHRYAVNLETFHCSCNRWKVYGFPCSHAIQCILLSGKQVYDFVQPYFTSSWYKTLYSFAIHPVPDSEKENESSNNVRVIAPPVKKGPGRPKTERFQPKSVKMKNDKMRKLQEAIESQQPNLPVSGSS; from the exons ATGAGATACGTTAAGGATCATACTTGTGGAGCTGGATATAGGGAAAGTAAAGTATGCGTTCCGGCCAAGTTTGTAAAACAAGTTATCAACGAACAAGTTAGAAACTACCCATTGATATCACCTAAGAAGATTATAAGTGATTTCAAGACTGATTATGAAATAAATCTTCCATATCAGCAAGCTTACAATGGGATTAAATTGGTTCATAAGGATATGTATGGTGATGATGTGAAAGCTTATACAGACTTGGTGTGGTATGTTAAAAATGTAGAGGAAACGAATGAGGGTTCTATTGTCGATTTTCAGTATGATGATTCAACCCAAGAGTTTAAAAGACTGTTTATTGCATACGGTGCATTAATCAAGGGTTTTAAATATTGCCGTGCAATGTTGTATTTAGATGCCACGTTTCTTACCGGTAGGTTCAAAGGTTGTTTAATGGCTGCAACTGCGAAGAATGGCAACGATG AATTTTATCCCATTGCATATGGTATCGTCTCTCATGAAGATGGTGCAAACTGGGTTTGGTTCTTGGAAAATCTAAAAAAGGTTGTCAAAGGGAGGCAGATTGTTTTTCTTTCCGATCAAGGAACAGGGTTATTGTTTGCTGTTCCCAAAGTTTTCCCAGATGCGTACCATTCTTATTGCTATTACCAAATGAAGCAAAAGATACCTGTCCACGGAGATGATCAATTGTATCCTCATGTGCTAAACCACTGGAGGCATGCTGTGTACGCCTTGACGGAAG GTGGGTATAATAAAGCTCTGAAAGATCTCATTGATTTGGAATGTGGTTACGTTGTGAGATGGATGGAGAAGCAAGGACCCGAGCATTGGTCCAATGCATTTTTTGAGGGTTGTAGGTACGGTGAAGTTGCTTCAAGTGTGGCTGGATCTGTCAATAATTGGGTGAAGGACGAGAAGAGGATGCCGGTATCAGCTCTCGTTAATGCTATTAGAATGAAACTCATGGAAATGATCCATAAGCGTCATAAGATTTCCGAAACTATGACAAGTCGCTTGACTCCGGATTATGAAAACAAGTTAAAAGAACTTACTGATGAAGGTAACTCTTGGATCGTTATACCTGCTAGGGATACTTTGTTTGAAGTTGTTGCAGATCACCGTTATGCTGTCAATTTGGAGACTTTTCACTGTTCTTGCAATAGGTGGAAGGTTTATGGATTTCCTTGCAGCCATGCTATTCAATGCATATTGTTGTCCGGAAAACAAGTATATGACTTTGTTCAGCCGTATTTCACATCTAGCTGGTACAAAACTCTCTATTCTTTCGCTATCCATCCTGTTCCAGATTCCGAGAAAGAGAATGAGTCATCTAACAATGTGCGAGTTATTGCTCCTCCTGTTAAAAAGGGTCCAGGGCGTCCAAAGACTGAGCGTTTTCAGCCAAAGTCTGTGAAGATGAAGAATGATAAGATGCGGAAACTGCAAGAGGCTATCGAATCACAACAGCCGAACTTGCCCGTATCAGgaagttcatga